One segment of Drosophila mauritiana strain mau12 chromosome 3R, ASM438214v1, whole genome shotgun sequence DNA contains the following:
- the LOC117144813 gene encoding aminoacylase-1, whose product MATSKWESDEEIQYFREYLRIPSVHPDPDYAPCVEFLRRQANLMDLPMKVYYPANEKNPVVVLTWKGLNPELPSILLNSHMDVVPVFPENWTHPPFGADIDEEGRIFARGTQDMKSVGMQHLAAVRALKRSGAKFKRTIHISFVADEEMGGRYGMRPFVPTDDFRALNVGFAMDEGLASPDDHLPLFYAERAVWRVYFNISGTAGHGSLLLPNTAGEKLNYIVGKMMEFRRTQVQRLQNNPELVIGDVTTINLTKLGGGVQSNVVPPLLMVCFDCRLALDVDFEEFEANLHKWCADVGGGIEITYEQKQPKVPPTAIDDSNPFWLAFKKATDEMHISIKPQIFTGGTDSRYIRAVGIPALGFSPMNNTPVLLHDHDEFIQADIYLRGVQIFQKIISNVANV is encoded by the exons GGAATCCGATGAGGAGATACAGTACTTTCGCGAGTATCTGCGCATCCCAAGTGTTCATCCCGATCCGGACTATG CACCATGCGTCGAATTTCTCAGGCGACAGGCAAATCTGATGGATCTGCCAATGAAAGTGTATTACCCAGCAAATGAAAAGAATCCCGTGGTGGTTTTGACATGGAAGGGACTCAATCCCGAGTTGCCCAGCATTCTGCTGAACTCCCATATGGACGTGGTTCCCGTATTCCCAGAAAACTGGACCCACCCACCATTTGGAGCAGACATCGATGAGGAGGgtcgcatttttgcaaggggaACACAAGATATGAAGTCCGTGGGAATGCAGCATCTCGCTGCAGTTAGAGCGCTGAAAAGAAGTGGAGCGAAATTTAAACGCACTATCCACATCTCTTTTGTGGCGG ATGAGGAAATGGGCGGTCGCTATGGCATGAGACCTTTTGTGCCCACTGATGATTTCCGTGCTCTTAATGTGGGATTTGCAATGGACGAGGGCTTGGCTTCCCCCGATGATCACCTTCCTCTTTTCTATGCAGAGCGAGCAGTTTGGC GTGTATATTTCAACATCAGTGGGACTGCTGGTCATGGATCGCTTTTGCTGCCCAATACTGCTGGTGAAAAGCTGAACTATATAGTCGGAAAGATGATGGAGTTTCGTAGGACTCAGGTCCAAAGATTGCAAAATAATCCAGAGTTGGTTATTGGCGATGTAACGACCATTAATTTGACCAAACTTGGTGGCGGAGTTCAGAGCAATGTGGTGCCTCCCTTGCTGATGGTCTGCTTCGATTGTCGTTTGGCTCTAGATGTGGATTTTGAGGAGTTCGAAGCTAAT CTCCACAAATGGTGTGCCGACGTGGGTGGTGGCATCGAGATCACTTACGAACAGAAGCAACCTAAAGTCCCGCCCACCGCCATCGATGATAGTAATCCCTTCTGGCTTGCTTTCAAGAAAGCCACCGATGAGAT GCACATTTCCATCAAACCTCAAATATTTACCGGTGGAACTGACAGCAGATACATTCGTGCCGTTGGCATTCCAGCTTTAGGCTTCTCACCCATGAATAATACACCTGTACTGCTCCACGATCACGATGAGTTCATTCAAGCGGACATCTATCTACGCGGTGTGCAGATATTTCAGAAAATAATTAGCAACGTTGCGAATGTCTAG